Proteins encoded in a region of the Triticum dicoccoides isolate Atlit2015 ecotype Zavitan chromosome 3A, WEW_v2.0, whole genome shotgun sequence genome:
- the LOC119272926 gene encoding E3 ubiquitin-protein ligase RING1-like yields MAMSKHAAGPAAVAGPVVVRQVEATTICFSEDPAPANTGYLAVMVTCCVKRSLDFRGHGQRPYVLEQEYIWDGSDTATTFLVRDLSALQSDGACRWALRGMLAELPQVRALGLPEDEWDAVVPADVVPQIVRLARGDDASYGFTFCFAMEVNQRFIHGELALLMACKEWELGGSKRADDCPICLDGLELEGQPAVELPCKHPFHSQCISTWFSKETTCPMCRGDVRLCALPEFLNL; encoded by the coding sequence ATGGCGATGTCGAAGCATGCCGCCGGCCCCGCCGCCGTCGCTGGCCCAGTGGTCGTGCGCCAGGTCGAGGCGACCACGATCTGCTTCTCCGAGGATCCCGCGCCGGCCAACACCGGCTACCTCGCGGTGATGGTGACGTGCTGCGTGAAGCGGTCCCTGGACTTCCGCGGGCACGGCCAGCGCCCgtacgtgctggagcaggagtacATCTGGGATGGCAGCGACACCGCCACCACATTCCTCGTCAGAGACCTCTCCGCGCTCCAGAGCGACGGCGCCTGCCGCTGGGCCCTCCGCGGGATGCTGGCGGAGCTGCCGCAGGTCCGGGCGCTCGGCCTTCCCGAGGACGAGTGGGACGCCGTCGTGCCGGCGGACGTCGTGCCGCAGATCGTCCGCCTGGCGCGCGGCGACGACGCCAGCTACGGCTTCACCTTCTGCTTCGCAATGGAGGTGAATCAGCGGTTCATACACGGCGAGCTGGCCCTCCTGATGGCTTGCAAGGAGTGGGAGCTGGGCGGCAGCAAGAGGGCCGACGACTGCCCGATCTGCTTGGATGGGCTGGAGCTGGAGGGACAGCCCGCCGTGGAGCTGCCGTGCAAGCACCCGTTCCACAGCCAGTGCATTTCCACATGGTTTTCCAAGGAGACAACTTGCCCGATGTGCCGTGGCGACGTGAGGCTCTGTGCCCTGCCGGAGTTTCTCAACCTGTAG